A genomic segment from Spinacia oleracea cultivar Varoflay chromosome 3, BTI_SOV_V1, whole genome shotgun sequence encodes:
- the LOC110798892 gene encoding pentatricopeptide repeat-containing protein At1g62930, chloroplastic-like — translation MSETADRSDTDNNDKLTFEEELYDSAYTSDSDADNDTGNDADNDGELTIRLYLVEGNWKEKKGNERKNNLSYSILESRDNWDVLLNIDFFCRMITNPPEELSHLNQFKYFNWALSRDDFQINDSLLDGITYILRKDVLTTPNPWHCDKRWLHLSWNLVKSGGGGGGGGGGGVVTKLRNKLIKNLGEEEGNIHGIVSTRILNKLINAFGYYGDHESGIEILNKFPDFYCNPDLNTYSGVVYCAWGCKSEDWELEFCQGIVKYLQESIKIDNRVDDESVCYIIDLYCNLDKPKLGYAIYEVAKQKISTKCLHELIHCLSKHDETLCLAESIAVDLLSCEARKNATSAFSSVILGLCRKGDIERARGIVIRMLLSDPFPEFKAFYHVIKCLCASGNMEDALSLLKHKERLSGGVKPEAYGVIIKGYGRMEQANQMAKTNIVQDVDVDVEKINSHVSVEKIDPLQNLFSS, via the exons ATGTCCGAAACTGCTGATAGATCTGATACTGATAATAATGATAAATTAACATTTGAAGAAGAATTGTATGACAGTGCTTATACATCTGATTCTGATGCTGATAATGATACTGGTAATGATGCTGATAACGATGGTGAATTGACAATTAGGCTCTATTTGGTTGaagggaattggaaggaaaagaaaggaaatgaAAGGAAAAATAACCTTTCCT ATTCAATCCTTGAATCCCGTGATAATTGGGATGTGCTTCTCAACATTGATTTCTTTTGTCGGATGATTACAAACCCACCTGAAGAACTTTCTCACCTTAATCAATTTAAGTATTTCAATTGGGCTCTTTCTAGAGATGATTTCCAGATCAATGATTCATTGTTAGATGGTATCACCTATATTTTAAGAAAAGATGTTTTAACAACACCAAACCCGTGGCACTGTGATAAACGATGGTTGCATCTCTCATGGAATCTTGTCAAaagcggtggtggtggtggcggtggcggaGGCGGCGGTGTTGTTACTAAATTGCGCAACAAATTGATTAAAAACCTCGGTGAGGAGGAAGGCAACATCCACGGTATTGTTAGTACTAGAATCCTCAACAAATTGATAAACGCATTTGGGTATTATGGAGATCACGAATCTGGAATTGAGATACTTAACAAGTTTCCTGATTTTTACTGCAACCCAGATTTGAATACCTATTCAGGTGTTGTATATTGTGCATGGGGATGTAAATCTGAAGACTGGGAATTAGAATTTTGCCAGGGAATTGTCAAGTATTTACAGGAAAGCATCAAAATTGACAATCGAGTTGATGATGAGAGTGTTTGTTATATAATAGACCTGTACTGTAACCTGGATAAGCCTAAACTGGGTTATGCAATTTATGAAGTTGCTAAACAGAAAATTTCTACAAAGTGTTTACATGAATTGATACATTGTCTTTCAAAACACGATGAAACTTTATGCTTAGCTGAGAGTATTGCAGTTGATTTATTAAGCTGTGAAGCTCGTAAAAACGCAACTTCTGCATTTTCATCTGTGATTCTGGGTTTGTGTAGAAAAGGCGACATAGAAAGAGCAAGGGGAATTGTCATACGAATGTTATTGTCAGACCCGTTTCCTGAGTTTAAAGCCTTTTACCATGTCATCAAATGTTTATGTGCATCTGGAAATATGGAGGATGCATTGTCCCTGTTAAAACATAAGGAGAGACTGAGTGGGGGAGTTAAGCCCGAAGCTTATGGTGTTATAATTAAGGGTTATGGTAGGATGGAACAAGCTAATCAAATGGCTAAAACAAACATTGTTCAGGATGTGGATGTGGATGTTGAGAAGATTAACTCACATGTGAGTGTTGAGAAGATTGATCCGTTACAGAATTTATTTAGCAGTTAG